The genomic DNA TCCGGCCAAAACTGCCCAATTGACCGCTTCCTGTAAAGGATGTCATGGTCAGAATTTGGAAGGCTTAAAGGGTGACGGTCCACAACTGACCAATGTTGGTTCCAGATTATCTGCAGATGAAATCAGAAATATTCTAACCAATGGGAAGGATGAAATGCCTGGTGGTCTCGTAAAAGGGGATGACCTTGAATATTTAGTACAATGGTTGGCTGAGCAAAAAGGTGAAGCTAAAGCTGAACAACCGGCGGAACAGCCTAAAGAAGAACCAAAGCAAGAAGCTGCCCCTGCCCCTGCTCCAAAGCCGGCAGAACAGCCTAAAGAAGAACCAAAGCAAGAAGCAGCCCCTGCACCAAAACCAGCTGAACAGCCCAAGGAAGAAGCAGCCCCTGCACCAAAACCAGCTGAGCAGCCCAAGGAAGAAGCAGCCCCTGCTCCGGAACCGACACCTGCGCCTGCACCCGCTCCACAGCCAGCAGCCTATGATCCATCCAAAATCCTTAATACCTGTAAGGCTTGTCATGGATTTGATCTAAAAGGTGTGGAAGCGATGGATGGAATGCCTGCTGTCCCAGGATTATTAGATATTGGATCAAGATATTCTGAAGCCCAAATTAAGAATATCCTGGTGAATGGTAAGGGTGAAATGCCTGGCGGCATGGTACCTGCAGCCGAAGTTGATCAATTGGCCAAGTGGTTATCTCAGCAGAAATGATGAAATCAATTGAAGCAAAATAGATGATTAAAAACGAATCCTCCTTGGAA from Microaerobacter geothermalis includes the following:
- a CDS encoding cytochrome c, whose product is MYKKNLKRMLLVVMLVLLAGLLVACGSKQTTEEIKTEEPAQTEQAAEQAQPAEQPKEEPKQEQPVEEPKAEEPVQITFDPAKTAQLTASCKGCHGQNLEGLKGDGPQLTNVGSRLSADEIRNILTNGKDEMPGGLVKGDDLEYLVQWLAEQKGEAKAEQPAEQPKEEPKQEAAPAPAPKPAEQPKEEPKQEAAPAPKPAEQPKEEAAPAPKPAEQPKEEAAPAPEPTPAPAPAPQPAAYDPSKILNTCKACHGFDLKGVEAMDGMPAVPGLLDIGSRYSEAQIKNILVNGKGEMPGGMVPAAEVDQLAKWLSQQK